In Hevea brasiliensis isolate MT/VB/25A 57/8 chromosome 13, ASM3005281v1, whole genome shotgun sequence, a single genomic region encodes these proteins:
- the LOC110640078 gene encoding uncharacterized protein LOC110640078 isoform X1 has protein sequence MPPLLDFKDIQDKLSTHFRPFHRSFQFWVRAADIYTGYKVFQLRVSLVKDLQKQEEMWERQHELAADKIYAMCSDLGGFFLKIAQIIGKPDLAPSAWVRRLVTLFDRAPATPFDTVQLVLKKELGQSVGEIFENFEAEPLGSASIAQVHRARLKGDKSDVVVKVQHPGIQELMMTDIRNLQAFALYMQKTDIKFDLYSVTKEIEKQIGYEFDFVREANAMERIRRFLYENNKKSPVLVPRVLKDMVTRRVLVMEYIDGIPILNLGDEIAKRGINPGSKIAMTAKQNILKSMTLAYGQMILKSGFFHADPHPGNILICKGSEVALLDYGQVKDLPDSLRLGYANLVLAMADNDPIRVSESYRELGIDTLSKCENELQELLKFAQTLFDTKLPPGVVMLQPFSEDSLIKKIAVQAFPEELFSVLRTVHLLRGLSVGLGINYSCAEQWRPIAEEALYLAGRLKGTDLKPRVRKCRLFRRLLGRE, from the exons ATGCCTCCTCTTCTTGATTTCAAAGACATTCAGGATAAGCTCTCTACTCACTTTAGACCCTTTCATCGCTCCTTTCAGTTCTGGGTTCGCGCAGCTGACATCTACACTGGGTACAAG GTGTTTCAACTTCGAGTGAGTTTGGTGAAGGATTTGCAGAAGCAGGAGGAAATGTGGGAAAGGCAGCATGAGCTGGCTGCTGACAAGATTTATGCTATGTGCTCTGATCTTGGTGGGTTCTTCCTTAAG ATCGCCCAAATCATTGGAAAGCCTGACTTGGCCCCATCTGCGTGGGTGAGAAGGCTTGTTACACTGTTCGATAGAGCTCCGGCAACACCATTTGATACTGTTCAACTTGTGCTGAAGAAGGAATTAGGTCAAAGTGTTGgagaaatttttgaaaattttgaagcaGAACCTCTTGGTTCTGCTTCAATTGCTCAG GTCCATCGAGCAAGACTGAAAGGTGATAAGAGTGATGTTGTCGTCAAG GTGCAACATCCAGGGATCCAAGAGCTGATGATGACTGATATTCGTAACTTACAAGCATTTGCTTTATACATGCAAAAGACAGATATCAAATTTGATCTGTACTCTGTGACTAAAGAAATAGAGAAACAG ATTGGATATGAATTTGACTTCGTGAGGGAGGCTAATGCTATGGAGAGAATCCGTCGTTTTTTGTATGAGAATAACAAAAAAAGTCCTGTTTTGGTGCCACGAGTGCTGAAGGATATGGTCACCAG GAGGGTCTTAGTGATGGAGTACATTGATGGAATCCCAATCCTGAATCTTGGTGATGAAATAGCCAAAAGGGGAATAAATCCTGGTAGCAAGATTGCAATGACAGCAAAGCA GAACATACTTAAAAGTATGACACTAGCATATGGACAAATGATATTGAAGAGCGGTTTCTTCCATGCAGATCCTCATCCAGGAAATATCTTAATATGCAAAGGTTCTGAG GTTGCCTTGTTAGATTATGGTCAAGTTAAGGATCTCCCAGATTCGTTGAGGCTTGGATATGCTAATTTGGTACTTGCTATGGCTGATAATGACCCTATAAGAGTATCAGAGAGTTACAG agagcTTGGCATAGATACGCTGAGCAAATGTGAGAATGAGCTGCAGGAACTGCTCAAGTTTGCACAAACGTTGTTTGATACTAAATTACCCCCTGGAGTAGTGATGTTGCAGCCTTTCTCAGAGGACTCTTTAATTAAAAAGATTGCTGTTCAG GCTTTcccagaagaactattttctgtTCTTCGTACAGTGCATCTTTTAAGAGGTCTTAGTGTTGGTCTTGGAATCAATTACTCATGCGCAGAACAATGGAGACCCATTGCTGAGGAAGCATTATATCTTGCTGGCCGATTAAAAG GTACAGATCTAAAGCCTAGAGTTCGTAAGTGCCGTTTATTTAGAAGATTACTTGGGAGGGAATGA
- the LOC110640078 gene encoding uncharacterized protein LOC110640078 isoform X2 gives MSWLLTRFMLCALILIAQIIGKPDLAPSAWVRRLVTLFDRAPATPFDTVQLVLKKELGQSVGEIFENFEAEPLGSASIAQVHRARLKGDKSDVVVKVQHPGIQELMMTDIRNLQAFALYMQKTDIKFDLYSVTKEIEKQIGYEFDFVREANAMERIRRFLYENNKKSPVLVPRVLKDMVTRRVLVMEYIDGIPILNLGDEIAKRGINPGSKIAMTAKQNILKSMTLAYGQMILKSGFFHADPHPGNILICKGSEVALLDYGQVKDLPDSLRLGYANLVLAMADNDPIRVSESYRELGIDTLSKCENELQELLKFAQTLFDTKLPPGVVMLQPFSEDSLIKKIAVQAFPEELFSVLRTVHLLRGLSVGLGINYSCAEQWRPIAEEALYLAGRLKGTDLKPRVRKCRLFRRLLGRE, from the exons ATGAGCTGGCTGCTGACAAGATTTATGCTATGTGCTCTGATCTTG ATCGCCCAAATCATTGGAAAGCCTGACTTGGCCCCATCTGCGTGGGTGAGAAGGCTTGTTACACTGTTCGATAGAGCTCCGGCAACACCATTTGATACTGTTCAACTTGTGCTGAAGAAGGAATTAGGTCAAAGTGTTGgagaaatttttgaaaattttgaagcaGAACCTCTTGGTTCTGCTTCAATTGCTCAG GTCCATCGAGCAAGACTGAAAGGTGATAAGAGTGATGTTGTCGTCAAG GTGCAACATCCAGGGATCCAAGAGCTGATGATGACTGATATTCGTAACTTACAAGCATTTGCTTTATACATGCAAAAGACAGATATCAAATTTGATCTGTACTCTGTGACTAAAGAAATAGAGAAACAG ATTGGATATGAATTTGACTTCGTGAGGGAGGCTAATGCTATGGAGAGAATCCGTCGTTTTTTGTATGAGAATAACAAAAAAAGTCCTGTTTTGGTGCCACGAGTGCTGAAGGATATGGTCACCAG GAGGGTCTTAGTGATGGAGTACATTGATGGAATCCCAATCCTGAATCTTGGTGATGAAATAGCCAAAAGGGGAATAAATCCTGGTAGCAAGATTGCAATGACAGCAAAGCA GAACATACTTAAAAGTATGACACTAGCATATGGACAAATGATATTGAAGAGCGGTTTCTTCCATGCAGATCCTCATCCAGGAAATATCTTAATATGCAAAGGTTCTGAG GTTGCCTTGTTAGATTATGGTCAAGTTAAGGATCTCCCAGATTCGTTGAGGCTTGGATATGCTAATTTGGTACTTGCTATGGCTGATAATGACCCTATAAGAGTATCAGAGAGTTACAG agagcTTGGCATAGATACGCTGAGCAAATGTGAGAATGAGCTGCAGGAACTGCTCAAGTTTGCACAAACGTTGTTTGATACTAAATTACCCCCTGGAGTAGTGATGTTGCAGCCTTTCTCAGAGGACTCTTTAATTAAAAAGATTGCTGTTCAG GCTTTcccagaagaactattttctgtTCTTCGTACAGTGCATCTTTTAAGAGGTCTTAGTGTTGGTCTTGGAATCAATTACTCATGCGCAGAACAATGGAGACCCATTGCTGAGGAAGCATTATATCTTGCTGGCCGATTAAAAG GTACAGATCTAAAGCCTAGAGTTCGTAAGTGCCGTTTATTTAGAAGATTACTTGGGAGGGAATGA
- the LOC110640088 gene encoding nucleoside diphosphate kinase 2, chloroplastic: MEAVGLLGGSGPCVSASSTLRSSTQRSYRSSGNSLSYVPLKKLSLCTSHLAAFHSPSHLFSFSPSRPYHVKPRKPTKTHIFLPHLVASMEVEETYIMVKPDGVQRGLVGEIISRFEKKGFKLTGLKLFQCPKELAEEHYKDLKSRPFFPKLINYITSGPVVCMAWEGVGVVASARKLIGSTDPLQAEPGTIRGDLAVQTGRNVVHGSDSPENGKREIGLWFKEGELCQWIPAQAPWLRE; encoded by the exons ATGGAAGCAGTAGGCTTGCTTGGAGGAAGTGGACCATGCGTTTCTGCGTCATCCACTCTTCGCTCATCAACACAgaggagttacagaagcagcggcAATAGCTTATCCTACGTTCCCCTCAAGAAGCTTAGCCTATGCACCAGCCACCTAGCTGCATTCCATTCACCATCCCACCTTTTCTCATTTTCCCCTTCGCGTCCTTATCATGTTAAACCTCGCAAGCCCACCAAAACCCACATCTTCCTTCCTCATTTGGTCGCTTCCATG GAAGTTGAAGAGACCTATATCATGGTCAAGCCTGACGGCGTCCAACGAGGCCTT GTTGGAGAAATAATCTCCAGATTCGAGAAGAAAGGATTTAAATTGACTGGCCTGAAGCTCTTCCAATGCCCTAAAGAATTGGCAGAG GAACATTACAAGGATCTCAAAAGTAGGCCTTTCTTCCCTAAGCTAATCAATTACATCACTTCAGGTCCTGTTGTGTGCATG GCTTGGGAAGGCGTTGGCGTTGTGGCATCAGCACGTAAGTTAATAGGGTCTACAGATCCTCTGCAAGCTGAACCAGGCACAATAAGAGGGGATCTAGCTGTTCAAACAGGAAG GAATGTGGTCCATGGCAGTGACAGCCCTGAGAATGGGAAACGTGAAATAG GGCTTTGGTTTAAGGAAGGTGAATTATGTCAGTGGATACCAGCTCAAGCACCTTGGCTGAGGGAATGA
- the LOC131172219 gene encoding GRAS family protein RAD1-like: MEEAAVAIINAEEGGNDDESTDGMRLVQLLITCVEAVAYRDKSHASALLSELRSSVLVFGSSFQRVASCFVQGIADRLSLVQPLGIVGFIAPMMNIMDISCDKKEETLRLCVGRFQTIGDELMKYAKDLGINLEFWMLESNLENLRPDDIKVFDGEVLLSKTQATMDRSSWEDLWNSVLQMIHALSPKVLVLVEQDSSHNGPFFLGRFMEALHYYSAIFDSLDAMLPRYDNRRAKVE, encoded by the exons ATGGAAGAGGCAGCAGTAGCCATAATCAATGCTGAGGAAGGTGGAAATGATGATGAAAGTACTGATGGGATGAGGCTTGTTCAGCTTTTAATTACTTGTGTTGAAGCTGTGGCTTATCGTGACAAGTCACATGCCTCAGCCTTATTGTCTGAGCTTCGTTCTAGTGTTTTGGTTTTTGGCTCCTCTTTCCAGCGCGTTGCATCTTGCTTTGTCCAAGGCATTGCTGATAGATTGTCACTGGTTCAACCACTAGGGATAGTTGGTTTCATTGCACCAATGATGAACATAATGGACATTAGCTGTGATAAGAAGGAAGAAACTTTGC GCCTTTGTGTCGGTAGGTTCCAAACCATTGGTGATGAGCTGATGAAATATGCAAAAGACTTGGGAATTAACCTGGAGTTCTGGATGTTGGAAAGCAACTTGGAAAACCTGCGTCCTGATGACATCAAAGTATTTGATGGTGAAGTTCTT TTGAGCAAGACTCAAGCCACAATGGACCGTTCTTCCTGGGAAGATTTATGGAATTCTGTCTTACAGATGATTCATGCTCTCTCACCAAAAGTTCTTGTTCTAGTTGAGCAAGACTCAAGCCATAATGGACCGTTCTTCCTGGGAAGATTTATGGAAGCATTGCATTATTATTCAGCAATTTTCGACTCCCTAGATGCTATGCTGCCTAGGTATGACAACAGACGTGCCAAGGTGGAATAG
- the LOC110634032 gene encoding stemmadenine O-acetyltransferase-like has protein sequence MIPVTVSITSRETIKPSSPTPQNLKCFKLSLLDQLAPAAYVPMILYYAPTADSNLKNQENIDLLKKSLSQTLTLFYPLAGRVKENLFIECNDGGVDFIEARVNCTLLDILRRPEADDLDRFLPQEYHVPELSSSLESQMAFQVNIFSCGGMAIGTSISHKLVDGITFTSFINLWASMARGSDKYLSPIFFGSHLFPPKDLSGLLQVLDIPKSKNITKRFVFDLSKIASLRERVFGHSSANNLPSRVEIVSALIWKYAVDASRANSSGSSKSPSFLTQTVNLRPRMDPPLPEHTAGNLLWLAIAAGPSDSREMEIHGLVYQVRNAMKKFDSDYVRKMKGENGFLVLGETLKQIGELVSKDVNIYRFTSLRKFQLYEADFGWGKPAWVSSAGLTFKNVVVLIENRIGDRVDAWVTLEEQEMEIFQRNQELLSFDSPSQSDSFLQLNSHL, from the coding sequence ATGATTCCAGTCACTGTTTCCATCACATCCAGAGAGACCATTAAACCATCATCTCCAACTCCTCAAAATCTGAAATGCTTCAAGCTTTCCCTCCTTGACCAGCTAGCTCCTGCTGCTTATGTCCCTATGATCTTGTACTATGCTCCAACTGCTGATTCCAACCTCAAAAATCAAGAAAATATTGATctgcttaagaaatctttatcACAAACCTTGACACTATTCTATCCGCTAGCAGGAAGGGTAAAAGAAAATCTATTCATTGAGTGTAACGATGGAGGAGTTGATTTCATTGAAGCCAGAGTCAACTGTACTCTTTTGGATATTCTCCGGCGACCTGAAGCAGATGATTTGGATCGATTTCTACCTCAGGAATATCATGTCCCTGAGCTGTCCTCATCCCTGGAATCCCAAATGGCTTTTCAAGTAAATATTTTTAGCTGCGGAGGAATGGCGATTGGCACTAGTATATCTCACAAGCTTGTTGATGGCATCACATTTACTTCCTTCATCAACTTGTGGGCTTCAATGGCTAGAGGTTCCGATAAATATTTGTCGCCCATTTTTTTTGGATCCCATCTCTTCCCTCCAAAAGATTTATCTGGGTTACTGCAGGTGCTTGACATACCCAAGTCAAAAAACATTACTAAAAGATTTGTCTTCGATCTCTCGAAGATTGCTTCCCTGAGAGAAAGAGTGTTTGGCCATTCAAGCGCTAATAATCTCCCCAGTCGTGTTGAAATAGTGTCTGCATTAATCTGGAAATATGCTGTAGATGCCTCAAGAGCAAACTCATCAGGATCCAGTAAAAGTCCATCTTTTCTGACACAGACTGTAAATTTACGTCCTAGGATGGATCCACCTTTGCCAGAACATACTGCCGGAAATCTTCTTTGGCTGGCAATTGCAGCAGGGCCAAGTGATAGCAGGGAGATGGAGATACATGGGTTGGTGTACCAGGTGCGAAATGCTATGAAGAAATTTGATAGCGACTATGTGAGGAAAATGAAGGGTGAAAATGGGTTTTTGGTGTTAGGGGAGACTCTTAAACAAATAGGAGAACTTGTTTCCAAAGATGTGAACATATACAGGTTTACTAGTCTCAGAAAATTCCAGCTATATGAAGCTGATTTTGGTTGGGGAAAGCCTGCTTGGGTGAGCAGTGCAGGATTGACATTCAAGAATGTAGTTGTCTTGATTGAAAATAGAATCGGCGACAGAGTTGATGCTTGGGTAACTTTAGAAGAACAAGAAATGGAAATTTTCCAGCGCAACCAGGAGCTTCTTTCATTTGATTCCCCTTCTCAAAGTGATTCCTTTCTGCAGCTTAATTCTCATCTTTAG